In Alkalihalobacillus sp. TS-13, the following are encoded in one genomic region:
- a CDS encoding triacylglycerol lipase, whose translation MKKTNSIIFTILLIAALAALDHRPAKAISDSGFLLKEGPPPPGANDPNCRPSAAHPEPVVLVPGTFETMERNFINLSPALKEKGYCVFALNYGFSTAGPSTGPIEESAAELKTFVEKVLDLTGAEKVSIVGHSQGGMMPRYFMKFLGGAEKVEDLIGLVPSNHGTDGVAGFRELTETGSNFSSCAACQQQLQGSDFLSDLNMYDETPGETSYTVVTTRNDEVVVPYSSAFLNGPADQVSNITIQDHYPYDQVEHQFIAQDPLAFTFVFDALEYEGPADPERIVTTSE comes from the coding sequence GTGAAAAAAACGAATAGCATCATCTTCACTATTCTGCTGATCGCTGCCCTTGCCGCACTTGATCACCGCCCGGCTAAAGCAATAAGTGATTCGGGATTTTTGCTTAAAGAAGGACCACCTCCACCTGGAGCGAATGATCCAAACTGCCGACCTAGCGCAGCGCATCCTGAACCAGTCGTGCTCGTTCCCGGAACCTTTGAAACAATGGAACGGAACTTCATCAATCTTTCCCCGGCGTTAAAAGAAAAAGGCTATTGCGTATTCGCTTTGAACTATGGATTCAGTACTGCGGGTCCTTCAACCGGTCCGATCGAAGAGTCAGCTGCAGAGCTCAAAACCTTCGTTGAAAAAGTACTCGATCTGACTGGAGCAGAAAAAGTATCGATTGTTGGGCACAGTCAGGGCGGAATGATGCCGCGTTATTTTATGAAGTTCCTTGGCGGGGCTGAAAAAGTCGAGGATCTGATCGGCCTTGTTCCATCCAACCATGGAACGGATGGTGTTGCCGGCTTCAGGGAACTGACGGAAACCGGTTCAAATTTCAGTTCATGTGCCGCTTGCCAACAACAGCTGCAAGGATCGGATTTTTTATCGGATCTGAACATGTATGACGAAACCCCTGGGGAGACCTCATACACGGTGGTTACAACGCGAAATGATGAAGTGGTCGTGCCCTATTCTTCAGCATTCTTAAATGGTCCGGCTGATCAGGTTAGTAACATCACCATCCAGGATCATTACCCTTACGACCAGGTCGAACATCAATTCATCGCTCAAGATCCCCTCGCCTTCACCTTTGTTTTTGATGCACTCGAATACGAAGGACCGGCTGATCCGGAAAGAATAGTCACAACCTCCGAATAA
- a CDS encoding DUF2935 domain-containing protein, with protein MADFTKTARFEHGFWLQILGDHARFIHDSLAPEQTKEIAQANHFIKTYDQLLSQVKNGDMVELSKKAEEESKKLRQFKLDLIKRHLVGKIKIGLGPTFLNHMVNELEEYLRILPFLKKGEVPPTLHEVHHHLIWLLDAAGHAGAISDNMDRIEKKIKEKSDDFTKDFESFYLKAVEMAGFLRTNLSTFPALEKFNDDISLEMKLFMNFLKEIEEMGLSKKVLGTFAPLMADHMMREECYYLMKLAEVSHLSQPKCDPTKPRLKT; from the coding sequence ATGGCTGATTTTACAAAGACAGCGAGGTTTGAACATGGATTCTGGTTACAGATCCTGGGTGATCACGCTCGTTTCATTCATGACTCGCTTGCCCCGGAGCAGACAAAGGAAATTGCACAGGCGAATCATTTCATTAAGACTTACGATCAATTGTTAAGTCAAGTGAAAAATGGGGATATGGTTGAACTTAGCAAAAAAGCTGAAGAGGAAAGCAAAAAGCTTAGACAATTCAAACTGGATCTCATCAAACGTCATCTGGTCGGAAAAATCAAAATTGGTTTAGGGCCGACGTTCCTGAACCATATGGTCAATGAGTTGGAAGAGTATTTGCGAATTTTACCTTTTTTGAAAAAAGGAGAAGTGCCGCCTACGCTGCATGAAGTCCATCACCATTTGATCTGGCTGTTGGATGCGGCAGGCCATGCTGGTGCTATCTCTGATAACATGGATCGGATTGAAAAGAAGATCAAAGAGAAAAGTGATGATTTCACGAAAGACTTTGAATCGTTCTATCTGAAGGCGGTTGAAATGGCAGGATTTCTTCGTACCAACTTGTCTACGTTTCCTGCATTGGAGAAATTCAACGATGATATTTCACTTGAAATGAAGCTGTTCATGAATTTCCTTAAAGAAATCGAGGAAATGGGATTGAGCAAAAAAGTTTTGGGTACCTTTGCGCCATTGATGGCTGACCATATGATGAGAGAAGAGTGCTATTATCTGATGAAACTGGCTGAGGTATCACACCTTTCCCAACCAAAATGCGATCCGACAAAACCACGATTGAAAACCTGA
- a CDS encoding thermonuclease family protein: MTSNLEVRIADLTRNDKGDLKGQDVTVKGYLAGKPDEPLDDGYNYPFIDEDMNGILVKSKKKLDDLEPGKWFDIRGKLDVDHQQELHVTSETDISKSDAQQESPSHSRQFSSSVKKVVDGDTIHLEKAVLGTTKVRFVSIDTPETNYQGDSQGYYAEEATRQLQNLLPEGEDISIRVGDEAFDQYGRLLAIVLKKEQNINREMIEIGMAVPYFIYPNLDNFEEYGDAVVRAKEAGRGLWNPDRPIDELPYEFRFNKRGGPDKYVGHFETKQYVEPEKWESIPIEHRVFFLKEKDAIDAGYKKNSETPGC, from the coding sequence TTGACAAGTAATCTTGAAGTGAGAATTGCTGATTTGACCAGAAATGACAAAGGCGATTTGAAAGGACAAGATGTCACTGTCAAAGGATACCTTGCCGGAAAACCCGATGAGCCGCTTGATGATGGGTACAACTATCCTTTTATCGATGAGGACATGAATGGAATCCTCGTGAAGTCGAAAAAGAAGCTTGATGATCTCGAGCCAGGTAAATGGTTCGACATACGCGGAAAACTGGATGTGGATCACCAGCAAGAATTGCATGTCACCTCTGAAACAGACATCTCAAAATCCGACGCTCAGCAAGAATCTCCTTCCCACTCACGCCAATTTTCATCCTCAGTAAAAAAAGTAGTCGATGGCGACACCATTCACTTAGAAAAAGCTGTATTAGGTACGACAAAAGTCCGCTTTGTTTCAATCGACACTCCGGAAACAAATTACCAGGGAGACTCCCAGGGGTATTATGCAGAAGAAGCGACGAGACAGCTTCAAAATCTTTTGCCTGAAGGCGAGGATATCTCGATTCGAGTTGGAGATGAAGCCTTCGATCAGTATGGACGCTTGCTCGCAATTGTCTTGAAAAAAGAACAGAACATCAATAGAGAAATGATTGAGATTGGAATGGCAGTTCCTTATTTCATCTATCCGAATTTGGACAACTTCGAAGAATATGGGGATGCTGTCGTTCGAGCGAAAGAAGCGGGTAGGGGACTATGGAATCCTGACCGACCGATCGATGAACTTCCTTATGAGTTTCGTTTCAACAAACGTGGCGGTCCGGATAAATATGTCGGGCATTTCGAAACGAAGCAATACGTAGAGCCGGAAAAATGGGAAAGCATCCCAATCGAACACCGCGTCTTCTTTTTAAAAGAAAAAGACGCGATTGACGCAGGTTATAAAAAGAATTCAGAAACGCCAGGATGTTGA
- a CDS encoding group-specific protein yields the protein MACNIDHTLEDVEKKLKSQSDYVPVELYRSSGNFLKGNPTQEELNEMFHLLKKYDLASEEEKLERDKKISALTR from the coding sequence ATGGCATGCAATATTGACCATACCTTAGAGGATGTAGAAAAGAAATTGAAATCCCAATCTGATTATGTACCGGTTGAATTATACAGGAGCAGCGGGAATTTTCTCAAAGGCAATCCTACTCAAGAAGAACTCAACGAGATGTTTCATTTACTGAAAAAATATGATTTAGCTTCTGAAGAAGAAAAACTGGAACGGGACAAAAAAATTTCTGCATTGACGAGATAG
- a CDS encoding aconitate hydratase, which produces MAFNVSQKLLKDHLISGEMTPGNEIGLKIDQTLTQDATGTMVMLELEAMKLDRAKTEVSAQYVDHNIIQEDSKNPDDHLFLQSATKRFGLYYSRPGNGVSHPVHMQRLAIPGKTLLGSDSHTCANGCMGMLAMGAGGIDVAMAIAGEPIYIKMPQIWGIKLTGKLPEWVSAKDVILELLRRHDVKGGVGKIIEYYGPGLEDLSAMDRHVIANMGAELGATTTVFPSDDEVKRFLKSQNRENDWVEIVADKDATYDLHEEIDLSELEPMIAKPSSPGNVVPVREVAGEPIYQSYIGSSANPGYRDFAIAAEMMKGRRVADGVSFDINPTSRQMLTDLVDDGHIGSLLTAGGRLHQAGCNGCIGMGQAPATGRNSLRTTPRNFPGRSGTREDSVFLCSPETAAASAMTGKITDPRTLDITYPKVKAPDHPTVDDALLNEPLPPEEAKKIELVKGPNIASIPEMDELPDELELPILLKMKDNISTDEILAGGARVLPYRSNLPEISKFTFEIIDETYYERAMEIKKVGGHAIVGGFNYGQGSSREHAALAPRFLGLRVALVKDFARIHWQNLVNFGVLPLMFKNEADYDLLEEDDIIQLKNLRAQLKQGKELTVILKEKQKEIQAVHTLSDRQVDIMLKGGLINWERDRQH; this is translated from the coding sequence TTGGCTTTTAACGTTTCCCAAAAATTGCTCAAGGACCATTTGATTTCAGGTGAAATGACGCCAGGTAATGAAATCGGTTTGAAAATCGACCAGACCCTTACCCAGGATGCGACTGGTACGATGGTGATGCTAGAACTGGAAGCTATGAAACTTGATCGGGCAAAAACAGAAGTATCTGCGCAATATGTCGATCATAATATCATCCAGGAGGATAGCAAAAATCCGGATGACCATTTGTTTTTACAAAGTGCCACTAAGCGTTTCGGTTTGTATTACAGCCGTCCTGGAAACGGCGTCAGTCATCCGGTTCATATGCAACGGCTCGCTATCCCTGGTAAAACGTTATTGGGCTCGGACTCTCATACGTGTGCCAATGGATGTATGGGTATGCTTGCCATGGGTGCAGGTGGAATTGATGTCGCGATGGCGATTGCTGGAGAGCCGATCTATATCAAAATGCCTCAAATCTGGGGTATCAAATTGACTGGAAAACTTCCAGAATGGGTGAGCGCCAAGGATGTTATCCTCGAATTGCTGCGTCGTCATGATGTAAAAGGCGGTGTCGGTAAAATCATCGAGTATTATGGTCCGGGGCTAGAAGACTTGAGCGCGATGGATCGTCATGTCATCGCTAACATGGGTGCAGAACTCGGGGCAACCACGACCGTTTTCCCATCCGATGATGAAGTGAAGCGCTTTTTAAAAAGCCAAAACCGAGAGAATGACTGGGTAGAAATCGTCGCTGATAAAGATGCAACGTATGATCTGCATGAAGAAATCGATCTATCAGAGCTTGAGCCTATGATTGCCAAACCATCAAGCCCTGGAAACGTCGTCCCTGTTAGGGAAGTGGCTGGAGAACCGATTTATCAATCCTATATCGGATCTTCTGCAAATCCAGGGTATCGAGATTTTGCGATAGCTGCTGAAATGATGAAAGGCAGGAGGGTTGCAGATGGCGTTTCCTTCGATATCAACCCGACGTCCAGACAAATGTTGACAGACCTTGTCGATGATGGACATATCGGTAGCCTTCTCACTGCGGGGGGACGCTTGCATCAAGCGGGTTGTAACGGATGTATCGGAATGGGGCAGGCACCTGCAACAGGGCGGAACAGTTTACGGACGACACCACGTAATTTCCCTGGGCGTTCCGGGACGAGAGAAGACAGTGTGTTCTTATGCAGTCCAGAAACAGCAGCGGCTTCAGCAATGACAGGAAAAATTACTGATCCAAGGACATTGGATATAACGTATCCGAAAGTGAAAGCCCCGGACCATCCGACGGTTGATGATGCGTTACTTAATGAGCCGCTTCCACCAGAGGAAGCAAAAAAAATTGAGCTTGTAAAAGGGCCTAATATTGCTTCGATCCCTGAAATGGATGAATTGCCGGATGAATTGGAATTGCCGATTTTGTTGAAAATGAAAGATAACATCTCGACGGATGAAATCTTAGCCGGTGGTGCACGTGTCCTTCCATACCGGAGCAACCTGCCGGAAATCAGTAAGTTCACCTTCGAGATCATTGATGAAACCTATTATGAGCGTGCAATGGAAATCAAAAAGGTAGGCGGTCATGCGATTGTCGGGGGCTTCAACTATGGTCAGGGATCAAGCAGGGAGCACGCTGCTCTTGCACCGAGATTCCTCGGCTTACGTGTCGCGTTGGTCAAGGATTTTGCGAGGATTCATTGGCAAAACCTCGTGAACTTTGGCGTCTTACCGCTAATGTTTAAGAATGAAGCAGATTACGATCTGTTGGAAGAAGACGATATCATCCAACTGAAAAACTTGAGGGCACAGCTTAAACAGGGGAAAGAACTGACTGTGATTCTAAAAGAAAAACAGAAAGAAATCCAAGCTGTCCATACCTTATCAGATCGTCAAGTGGACATCATGCTGAAAGGCGGATTAATCAACTGGGAGAGGGATCGACAACATTAA
- the metH gene encoding methionine synthase, producing the protein MSNQQFEQQLNKRILIMDGAMGTMLQQAQLTPDDFGGEFYDGCNEYLNITAPEVIESIHTTYLEAGADIIETNTFGGTSLVLNEYELGHRAYEINKTGAEIAKKAARKVSTPERPRFVAGALGPTTKTLSVTGGTTFDELTDSYAEQARGLLDGDVDLLLLETSQDMLNVKAGFSGIQKAFEETGRTVPLIVSGTIEPMGTTLAGQTIESFYISLKHMNPIAVGLNCATGPEFMQDHVRALADLSTSAISCYPNAGLPDEEGQYHETPESLATKLAGFAEKGWLNIVGGCCGTTPDHIKAIATKLAGYKPRELPEKELHMVSGIEPFLYDSPDLRPIMVGERTNVIGSRKFKRLIAEKKFEEAAEVARAQVKRGAHVIDICLADPDSDEQADMEAFIQEVVKKVKVPLVIDSTDEDVIETALKYSQGKSIINSINLEDGEERFEAIVPLLHKYGGAVVVGTIDEEGMGVTVERKLEIAKRSYDLLVNKYGLSPTDIIFDPLVFPVGTGDEQYIGSANETVEGIRLIKKQFPECLTILGVSNVSFGLPPVGREVLNAVYLYHCTQAGLDYAIVNTEKLERFASIPQEEIQMAEDLIFRTTDDVLAKFTEFYRGKKKEVKSLLPKMTLEERIAYYVVEGTKEGLLPDLEKALEKYDKPLDIINGPLMDGMKEVGRLFNDNQLIVAEVLQSAEVMKASVAFLEPYMEKNDTRSSKGKIILATVKGDVHDIGKNLVDIILSNNGFDVVDLGIKVTPADLIEAVRKEKPDIIGLSGLLVKSAQQMVITASDMHQADISTPIMVGGAALSRKFTDTKISNGYNGLVLYAKDAMTGLSLANQIQTPAGFEELIGAHEEKKRNTAESVLQADSGGGSGVAVKARSKVSRDVQVFIPRDTKRHVLKNHSISHIEPYINWQMLLGHHLGVKGKVSRLLEEKDRKALNVKAVVDQLLLKAKVDGLIQPAAVYQFFPAQADDEKVLIYDPDDHTRVIEQFEFPRQPKEPHLCLADYLKTKDSGLMDYVCFFSITAGRGIRQLATQMKEEGRYLESHALQALALETAEGFAELIHQQIRDQWGFPDSVDFTMRERFSARYQGQRFSFGYPACPELEDQEKLFKLIKPEEIGIELTDGYMMEPEASVSAIVFAHPEARYFNVMNGD; encoded by the coding sequence ATGTCTAATCAACAATTTGAACAACAATTGAATAAAAGAATCCTGATCATGGACGGTGCGATGGGGACGATGCTGCAACAAGCCCAGTTGACCCCTGACGATTTTGGTGGGGAATTTTATGATGGATGCAATGAATACTTGAACATCACTGCACCAGAGGTGATCGAATCCATCCACACGACCTATCTCGAGGCCGGAGCAGATATCATCGAAACAAATACCTTCGGAGGCACAAGTCTCGTGTTGAATGAATACGAACTTGGTCATAGAGCTTATGAAATTAATAAAACAGGAGCCGAAATCGCCAAAAAGGCTGCCCGGAAAGTGTCAACCCCAGAACGGCCGAGGTTCGTAGCTGGAGCTCTTGGACCGACTACGAAAACGCTAAGTGTCACAGGTGGAACGACCTTTGACGAACTGACGGATTCATACGCTGAACAAGCGAGAGGACTTTTAGATGGAGATGTTGACCTGCTTCTTCTCGAGACGAGTCAGGATATGCTTAACGTAAAAGCTGGTTTTTCAGGCATCCAGAAAGCTTTTGAGGAAACAGGCCGAACCGTTCCATTGATCGTTTCCGGTACGATCGAGCCGATGGGGACGACCCTTGCTGGCCAGACGATCGAATCGTTCTATATCTCGCTGAAACATATGAACCCGATCGCTGTCGGCTTGAACTGCGCCACCGGACCAGAATTCATGCAGGATCATGTACGTGCTCTCGCGGATCTTTCGACGTCAGCAATCAGCTGTTATCCGAACGCCGGATTGCCTGATGAAGAAGGCCAATATCATGAAACACCCGAATCACTAGCGACGAAGCTTGCCGGATTTGCTGAAAAAGGATGGCTGAATATCGTAGGTGGATGCTGTGGAACGACACCGGATCATATCAAAGCGATCGCTACGAAACTTGCTGGTTACAAACCGCGTGAACTTCCTGAAAAAGAACTTCACATGGTCTCCGGAATCGAGCCGTTTTTATATGATAGTCCCGATCTGCGTCCAATCATGGTCGGTGAAAGAACGAACGTAATTGGTTCAAGGAAATTCAAAAGGTTGATTGCTGAAAAGAAGTTTGAAGAGGCTGCAGAAGTTGCCAGAGCTCAAGTAAAACGAGGCGCGCATGTCATCGATATCTGTCTCGCGGATCCGGACAGCGATGAACAGGCGGATATGGAAGCCTTTATCCAGGAAGTCGTCAAGAAGGTCAAAGTCCCTCTTGTCATTGATTCCACAGACGAAGATGTTATCGAAACCGCACTGAAGTATTCCCAGGGTAAATCCATCATCAATTCGATCAACCTGGAAGATGGTGAAGAGCGATTCGAAGCGATCGTCCCCCTTCTTCATAAGTACGGAGGTGCGGTTGTCGTCGGCACGATTGATGAGGAAGGCATGGGTGTGACGGTCGAACGGAAGCTTGAGATCGCCAAACGCTCTTATGACCTTCTTGTCAACAAGTATGGACTTTCCCCTACCGACATCATCTTTGATCCGTTAGTTTTTCCAGTCGGTACTGGGGACGAACAATATATTGGTTCAGCTAACGAAACCGTTGAGGGAATCCGCCTCATCAAGAAACAGTTCCCTGAATGCCTGACGATCCTGGGGGTAAGCAATGTCTCATTCGGTCTTCCTCCTGTCGGCAGGGAAGTATTGAATGCAGTGTATCTCTATCATTGCACCCAGGCTGGATTGGATTATGCGATCGTCAATACCGAAAAGCTCGAACGTTTCGCCTCGATCCCGCAGGAAGAGATCCAGATGGCGGAAGATCTGATTTTCCGAACAACAGATGACGTGCTTGCCAAATTCACTGAATTTTATAGAGGGAAAAAGAAAGAAGTCAAATCTCTGCTTCCGAAAATGACGCTCGAAGAACGGATTGCGTATTATGTCGTCGAAGGGACGAAAGAAGGTCTGCTCCCAGATCTTGAAAAAGCGCTTGAAAAATATGATAAGCCTTTAGACATCATCAATGGTCCGTTGATGGATGGCATGAAGGAAGTCGGCCGTTTGTTCAACGACAATCAACTCATCGTAGCCGAGGTTCTTCAAAGCGCAGAAGTGATGAAAGCCTCTGTCGCCTTTTTGGAGCCCTATATGGAAAAGAACGATACCAGGTCGTCAAAAGGGAAGATCATTTTGGCGACGGTCAAGGGCGATGTGCACGATATCGGTAAAAACCTGGTAGACATCATCCTGAGTAACAACGGGTTTGACGTCGTCGATTTAGGGATCAAAGTAACCCCTGCAGATTTGATCGAAGCAGTAAGAAAGGAAAAGCCGGATATCATCGGTCTTTCGGGTCTCTTAGTCAAATCCGCACAGCAAATGGTCATCACAGCCAGCGACATGCATCAAGCCGACATTTCAACACCGATTATGGTTGGCGGGGCTGCGTTATCAAGGAAATTCACCGATACGAAAATTTCGAACGGATACAACGGCCTTGTTTTATATGCTAAAGACGCAATGACCGGTCTCTCACTGGCGAATCAAATCCAAACACCAGCCGGATTCGAAGAGCTTATCGGTGCCCACGAAGAGAAGAAAAGAAATACCGCTGAATCAGTTCTTCAAGCAGATTCTGGAGGGGGCTCCGGAGTTGCTGTCAAAGCCCGGTCCAAGGTCTCACGGGATGTGCAGGTTTTCATTCCTAGGGATACGAAACGTCATGTATTGAAGAATCATTCAATCTCGCATATCGAACCTTATATCAACTGGCAAATGCTATTGGGACACCATCTTGGAGTCAAAGGCAAGGTTTCGAGATTGCTAGAAGAAAAGGATAGAAAAGCGCTCAATGTCAAAGCGGTTGTCGATCAACTCCTGCTCAAGGCAAAAGTAGATGGCCTGATCCAACCAGCTGCTGTCTATCAATTCTTTCCTGCCCAGGCAGATGATGAGAAGGTCTTGATTTATGACCCGGACGATCATACGAGAGTCATTGAACAATTCGAGTTTCCTAGACAGCCCAAAGAACCACATTTATGTCTGGCTGATTATTTAAAAACGAAAGACAGCGGACTGATGGACTATGTTTGCTTTTTTTCGATTACTGCAGGAAGAGGGATCCGTCAGCTCGCCACCCAGATGAAAGAAGAAGGACGATACCTGGAAAGTCACGCACTCCAAGCCCTGGCACTCGAAACAGCAGAAGGATTCGCGGAACTCATCCATCAGCAGATCCGCGATCAGTGGGGCTTCCCGGATTCAGTTGATTTTACGATGAGAGAACGTTTTTCCGCCCGCTACCAGGGACAACGCTTCTCCTTCGGCTATCCTGCCTGTCCGGAATTGGAAGATCAAGAGAAGTTGTTCAAACTCATCAAACCAGAAGAGATCGGCATCGAATTGACCGATGGCTATATGATGGAACCAGAAGCGTCCGTGTCCGCAATCGTATTCGCACATCCAGAAGCACGGTATTTCAACGTCATGAATGGTGATTGA
- a CDS encoding nucleoside hydrolase — protein MKKIILFADTGIDDAIALIYALKNPEVDLIGVVSGYGNIDREKAYRNVEYLLELAGRTDIPVIAGATRPLSGEDPVFFPDIHGAEGLGPIDPPIPEERYANRTNFSKLFRLIKENPKEVTIVNVGRCTSLAIAHYISPEVMDNVKETYLMGGAFHVPGNATEVAEANFFGDPIAADFITQNVKNLTIIPLNVTRDAILTPEEVNFIDSRADSALEGLIKPILDFYYEVYQQLEPGIEGTPQHDLAALMAALEIDGLFQYRRREVSIEDAGEYTSGQSVADFRPGTKNCFGPGCSRIALRINEEVFVSNVLEILTNHR, from the coding sequence ATGAAGAAAATCATCCTATTTGCAGATACAGGTATAGATGATGCAATTGCATTGATTTATGCGTTGAAAAATCCTGAAGTAGATTTGATCGGAGTCGTCAGTGGTTACGGGAACATCGATAGGGAAAAAGCATATCGGAATGTCGAGTATTTGCTCGAGCTTGCCGGGCGTACTGATATCCCTGTCATTGCCGGTGCGACCCGTCCCCTGAGCGGTGAAGATCCAGTCTTTTTTCCCGACATCCATGGGGCAGAAGGCCTTGGCCCGATTGATCCCCCGATTCCTGAAGAACGATACGCGAATCGGACAAATTTCAGCAAGCTGTTCCGTTTGATCAAAGAAAATCCTAAAGAGGTTACAATTGTGAATGTGGGACGATGCACTTCACTAGCTATCGCCCATTATATAAGTCCTGAAGTGATGGATAATGTTAAGGAAACCTATTTGATGGGTGGAGCATTCCACGTTCCAGGCAATGCAACCGAGGTAGCGGAAGCCAACTTTTTTGGTGATCCAATCGCGGCGGATTTCATTACCCAGAACGTCAAGAATCTTACTATCATTCCTTTAAATGTGACGAGGGACGCGATCCTCACTCCAGAAGAAGTCAATTTCATCGATTCCCGTGCAGATTCCGCTTTAGAAGGACTCATCAAACCGATCTTAGACTTCTATTACGAGGTATATCAGCAACTTGAACCAGGTATTGAGGGTACACCGCAGCATGATTTGGCTGCCTTAATGGCTGCACTTGAAATCGATGGGTTGTTCCAATACAGAAGACGTGAAGTCAGTATTGAAGATGCAGGTGAATATACGAGCGGTCAAAGTGTCGCAGATTTCCGTCCAGGAACAAAAAACTGTTTCGGGCCGGGTTGTTCACGCATCGCGCTCAGAATCAATGAAGAGGTTTTCGTCTCAAATGTCCTTGAAATTTTGACGAACCATAGATAG
- a CDS encoding glucose 1-dehydrogenase yields MSFKNKVVIVTGAANGIGRAIAKEYARNGAKLVLADLDETQGKHVLNEIIKEGSEAFFLKTDVRNETDIISLINQTKSEVGPVDILINNAGISQFKSPYELTVDEWDDIINTNLRSVFLCSREAAKHMRENEGGGAIVNIASTRASMSEPNSEAYAASKGGIVSITHALSASFTSDRITVNAISPGWIETGKYEELREIDHEQHLSKRVGKPEDIARACLYLTDEKNDFVTGANLVIDGGMTRKMIYEH; encoded by the coding sequence GTGTCATTCAAGAACAAGGTGGTTATCGTAACGGGTGCAGCGAATGGAATCGGAAGAGCGATCGCAAAGGAATATGCGAGGAACGGTGCAAAGCTGGTTCTCGCGGATCTTGATGAAACGCAAGGAAAACACGTCCTCAATGAAATCATCAAGGAAGGTAGCGAAGCTTTCTTCCTCAAAACAGATGTACGGAACGAAACCGATATTATCAGCCTCATCAACCAAACGAAGAGTGAGGTTGGTCCGGTCGATATTCTCATCAATAATGCGGGCATTTCCCAATTCAAATCACCATATGAACTTACAGTAGACGAGTGGGACGACATCATCAATACCAATTTGAGAAGCGTATTCCTCTGTTCTCGTGAGGCAGCTAAACACATGCGTGAGAATGAGGGAGGGGGAGCGATCGTCAATATCGCATCCACCCGAGCAAGTATGTCAGAGCCGAATTCGGAAGCTTACGCGGCTTCGAAAGGGGGAATCGTCTCGATCACCCACGCCCTTTCTGCATCTTTTACATCAGACAGGATTACCGTCAATGCGATCTCTCCAGGCTGGATTGAAACCGGAAAGTATGAAGAGCTCAGAGAAATCGATCATGAACAGCATCTGTCCAAGCGTGTCGGAAAACCGGAGGATATTGCTCGTGCCTGTCTCTATTTAACTGATGAAAAGAACGACTTCGTAACCGGAGCGAACCTCGTCATAGATGGCGGTATGACGAGAAAAATGATCTATGAACACTGA